The Neovison vison isolate M4711 chromosome 5, ASM_NN_V1, whole genome shotgun sequence genome includes a region encoding these proteins:
- the AKAP1 gene encoding A-kinase anchor protein 1, mitochondrial, with protein sequence MAIQFRSLFPLALPGMLAVLGWWWFFSRKKHVSSQDRQVEAGTVERRAGRAIKEPRAREDPCPGVVSPPPSIRAPAEKEPSAVSKPPSEPPALLRPHASCRRSESSGSLPNTTDTRLRPGTRRDDSAKVELALTGDEAGSVPPECPLPTPKNVPFPHVATEVRKQEALFSATGGRGWQGQAAAPQEKPRETGGAEGTGDAVSGESLPEEGVLYQEHGSDLEIRRAPGPGEKRQDGPPQTEEDAVGKLLSSLIESAHAELMEDDELRAPRVGDRAGDADGAGGPGKEEAVEQNEKIEQAAYQIISRVIVEATEEVLATTVGRIADRVYQASAGQLQGQKEESSGPVCQKSSPGQDAGEPAPATMEPEATSGADAALPSPGLPIEDLPPPKTYKSCLSSPLSSPTKDRKPKNSAHHISLAPCPLPAVPQGESPDEASVLVQNAGCVPCVPCTSDSGQNVPSVASEQCSDSTSTSGLEDLCTDTNSSPRSKAISPPLPESTVPFSNGVLKGELSDLGNEDGWTVDAEADHSGGSDGNSMDSVDGCCGPRKTDSFQSAQVGSSPKKVDLIIWEIEVPKHLVGRLIGKQGRYVSFLKQTSGAKIYISTLPYTQNIQICHIEGSQHHVDKALNLIGKKFKELNLTNIYAPPLPSLALPSLPMTSWLMLPDGVTVEVIVVNQVNAGHLFVQQHTHPTFHALRSLDQQMCLCYSQPGIPTLPTPVEVTVICAAPGVDGAWWRAQVVASYEESNEVEIRYVDYGGYKRVKVDVLRQIRSDFVTLPFQGAEVLLDSVMPLSDDDHFSPEADAAMSEMTGNTALLAQVTSYSPTGLPLIQLWSVVGNEAVLINRSLVERGLAQWVDSYYASL encoded by the exons ATGGCCATCCAGTTCCGTTCACTTTTCCCCTTGGCATTGCCTGGAATGCTGGCAGTCCTCGGCTGGTGGTGGTTTTTCTCTCGTAAAAAGCACGTCAGCAGCCAGGACAGACAGGTGGAGGCTGGCACTGTGGAGCGGAGGGCTGGACGTGCCATCAAAGAGCCACGTGCCCGGGAGGACCCCTGTCCTGGAGTagtgtccccaccccccagcatcaGAGCCCCAGCGGAAAAGGAGCCATCAGCTGTAAGCAAGCCTCCCTCGGAGCCCCCAGCCTTGCTGCGGCCACATGCATCCTGTCGCAGGTCCGAGTCCTCCGGCAGCCTTCCTAACACCACAGATACAAGATTGCGCCCAGGAACACGCAGAGATGACAGTGCAAAGGTGGAACTAGCCCTGACGGGTGACGAAGCCGGGTCCGTTCCTCCAGAGTGTCCCCTTCCAACCCCAAAGAATGTTCCTTTCCCCCACGTGGCAACCGAGGTGCGCAAGCAAGAGGCGCTGTTCAGTGCGACGGGAGGGCGGGGCTGGCAGGGCCAGGCTGCAGCCCCCCAAGAAAAGCCAAGAGAGACGGGTGGGGCTGAAGGCACTGGGGACGCAGTGTCTGGAGAAAGCCTGCCTGAGGAGGGTGTGTTGTACCAGGAGCACGGCTCCGACTTAGAGATCCGCAGGGCGCCCGGTCCTGGGGAGAAGAGGCAGGACGGACCGCCGCAGACGGAGGAGGATGCTGTGGGGAAGCTGTTGAGCAGCCTCATCGAGTCGGCTCACGCAGAGCTGATGGAGGATGATGAGCTGCGGGCACCCCGGGTTGGCGACCGAGCCGGTGACGCAGATGGTGCCGGGGGGCCGGGCAAGGAGGAGGCCGTGGAGCAAAACGAGAAGATCGAGCAGGCTGCCTACCAGATCATCTCCAGAGTGATCGTGGAGGCAACTGAAGAGGTGCTGGCCACCACCGTGGGCAGGATTGCAGATCGGGTGTATCAGGCCTCAGCTGGTCAGCTCCaagggcagaaggaagagagCTCTGGGCCAGTCTGCCAGAAATCTTCCCCGGGGCAAGATGCCGGGGAGCCCGCTCCTGCCACCATGGAGCCGGAGGCGACCTCTGGTGCAGACGCCGCCCTCCCCTCTCCAGGCCTGCCCATAGAGGACCTGCCACCACCAAAGACCTATAAGAGTTGCCTGAGCAGCCCTTTGTCCAGTCCCACCAAGGACAGGAAGCCAAAGAACTCCGCACACCATATATCCCtggccccctgccctctgccagcCGTCCCCCAGGGAGAGTCGCCTGATGAAGCCAGTGTCCTGGTGCAAAATGCCGGGTGCGTCCCCTGCGTCCCCTGCACTTCTGACAGTGGCCAGAATGTCCCTTCAGTGGCCTCGGAGCAGTGCTCAGATTCCACCAGCACTTCAGGGCTTGAAGACTTGTGTACAGACACCAACTCAAGCCCCAGGAGCAAGGCCATCTCCCCGCCGCTGCCAGAAAGTACTGTGCCTTTCAGCAATGGGGTGCTGAAAGGGGAGCTCTCAGACTTGGGGAATGAGGATGGATGGACCGTGGATGCAGAAGCAGATCATTCGGGAG GCTCGGACGGGAACAGCATGGACTCAGTGGATGGCTGCTGTGGGCCCAGGAAGACTGACAGTTTCCAGAGCGCCCAAGTGGGCTCCAGTCCTAAGAAGGTGGACCTCATCATCTGGGAGATCGAGGTGCCCAAG cacTTAGTTGGTCGGCTAATTGGCAAGCAGGGGCGGTATGTGAGTTTTCTGAAGCAAACGTCTGGTGCCAAGATCTACATCTCAACCCTGCCTTACACCCAGAACATCCAGATTTGTCACATAGAAG GTTCTCAGCATCATGTAGACAAGGCGCTGAACTTAATTGGGAAGAAGTTCAAAGAACTGAACCTCACCAATATCTACGCTCCTCCACTGCCGTCACTGGCACTGCCTTCTCTTCCAATGACTTCCTGG CTCATGCTGCCTGACGGTGTCACTGTGGAAGTGATCGTGGTCAACCAGGTCAACGCCGGGCACTTGTTCGTGCAGCAGCACACGCACCCTACCTTCCACGCGCTGCGCAGTCTGGACCAGCAGATGTGCCTATGTTACTCTCAGCCCGGGATCCCCACCTTGCCCACCCCCGTGGAAG TAACAGTCATCTGTGCTGCCCCCGGTGTGGACGGTGCCTGGTGGCGAGCCCAAGTGGTGGCCTCTTATGAGGAAAGCAATGAAGTGGAGATCCGCTACGTGGACTACGGTGGATATAAGAGAGTGAAAGTGGACGTGCTCCGGCAGATCCG ATCTGACTTTGTGACTCTGCCATTCCAGGGAGCAGAGGTCCTTCTGGACAGCGTGATGCCCTTGTCAG atgatgaCCACTTTTCCCCTGAAGCAGATGCAGCCATGAGCGAGATGACCGGAAATACCGCGCTGCTGGctcag GTGACAAGTTACAGCCCGACTGGCCTTCCTCTAATTCAGCTATGGAGTGTGGTTGGAAATGAA GCGGTGTTGATAAACCGGTCGCTGGTGGAGCGAGGACTTGCTCAATGGGTAGACAGCTACTACGCGAGCCTCTGA